One genomic window of Azospirillum sp. TSH100 includes the following:
- a CDS encoding dihydrofolate reductase yields MLITLIVAAATNDVIGHDGRLPWTLPSDLRRFRELTMGKPILMGRKTWESLPRRPLPGRDNLVISRQAEVGEKDGARWFNGLGAAVSWAQESGAAELCVIGGAALFRETMPIADSLHLTRIESAVDGDTLMPPIGADWAEVWSSAPMEENGLIYRYIDFGKVRG; encoded by the coding sequence ATGCTCATCACTCTGATCGTCGCCGCCGCAACGAACGACGTGATCGGCCACGATGGCCGGCTTCCGTGGACCCTTCCCAGCGACCTGCGCCGGTTCAGGGAACTGACGATGGGCAAACCGATCCTGATGGGTCGGAAGACCTGGGAGTCCCTGCCGCGCCGTCCGCTTCCCGGCCGGGACAATCTGGTGATCAGCCGTCAGGCCGAAGTCGGCGAAAAGGACGGCGCCCGCTGGTTCAACGGGCTGGGTGCGGCGGTGTCGTGGGCGCAGGAGTCCGGCGCTGCCGAACTCTGCGTCATTGGCGGCGCCGCCCTGTTCCGCGAGACGATGCCGATTGCCGACAGCCTGCACCTGACCCGCATCGAAAGCGCGGTCGACGGCGACACGCTGATGCCGCCGATCGGAGCGGACTGGGCGGAAGTGTGGTCGAGCGCGCCCATGGAAGAAAATGGGCTGATCTATCGCTATATCGACTTCGGGAAGGTGAGGGGGTAG
- the hemW gene encoding radical SAM family heme chaperone HemW — MLPVSGSDPGFAIYVHWPFCKSKCPYCDFNSHVRERVDHDRWRAGLLRELDHYADLTAGRTVTSIFFGGGTPSLMEPSTVGAIVDRIARRWTVADGLEVTLEANPTSVEADKFRAFRSAGINRVSLGIQALDDTSLKFLGREHNAAEATGAIELAARTFGRFSFDLIYARPGQTVAAWQAELAQALEYAVGHLSVYQLTIEQGTAFYPLHARGDLVLPDDDLAGDLYEATQSQLTAAGLPAYEISNHARPGEESRHNLTYWRYGDYVGIGPGAHGRLTLDGEKFATRAHRAPEIWLERVERDGHGAAAPDPIDRDARGTELLMMGLRLTEGVRLARLTEETGRTLDDVVDPAALSRLIDGGFLARDADRLVATPEGLQRLNAVLGAILT; from the coding sequence GTGCTTCCGGTGAGTGGTTCAGATCCTGGTTTTGCCATCTACGTCCATTGGCCCTTCTGCAAGTCGAAGTGCCCCTACTGCGATTTCAACAGCCATGTCCGCGAGCGGGTCGATCACGACCGCTGGCGGGCCGGGCTGCTGCGCGAGCTGGACCATTACGCCGACCTGACCGCCGGCCGCACCGTCACCTCGATCTTCTTCGGCGGTGGCACCCCGTCGCTGATGGAGCCTTCCACCGTCGGCGCCATCGTCGACCGCATCGCCCGGCGCTGGACGGTCGCCGATGGGCTGGAGGTGACGCTGGAGGCCAACCCGACCTCCGTCGAAGCCGACAAGTTCCGCGCCTTCCGCAGCGCCGGGATCAACCGCGTTTCGCTGGGCATCCAGGCGCTGGACGATACCAGCCTGAAGTTCCTCGGCCGTGAGCACAACGCGGCGGAGGCGACCGGCGCCATCGAGCTGGCGGCACGGACTTTCGGCCGCTTCTCCTTCGACCTGATCTATGCCCGTCCCGGCCAGACGGTGGCGGCCTGGCAGGCGGAGCTGGCGCAAGCGCTGGAGTATGCGGTCGGCCACCTCTCGGTCTATCAGTTGACCATCGAGCAGGGCACGGCCTTCTATCCGCTCCATGCCCGCGGCGATCTGGTGCTGCCCGACGATGATCTGGCCGGCGATCTCTATGAGGCGACGCAGAGCCAGCTGACGGCGGCCGGGCTGCCGGCCTACGAGATCTCCAACCATGCCCGTCCGGGCGAGGAAAGCCGCCACAACCTGACCTACTGGCGCTATGGCGACTATGTCGGCATCGGTCCCGGTGCCCATGGCCGGCTGACGCTGGACGGCGAGAAGTTCGCCACCCGTGCCCACCGTGCCCCGGAAATCTGGCTGGAGCGGGTGGAGCGCGACGGCCATGGCGCCGCCGCTCCCGATCCCATCGACCGGGACGCCCGCGGGACCGAGCTGCTGATGATGGGGCTGCGCCTGACCGAAGGCGTGCGGCTTGCCCGCCTGACGGAGGAAACCGGCCGGACACTGGACGATGTCGTCGATCCGGCGGCCCTGTCCCGCCTGATCGACGGCGGTTTCCTGGCCCGCGATGCCGACCGTCTGGTTGCCACACCGGAGGGGCTACAGCGTCTGAATGCGGTGCTCGGCGCAATTCTGACGTAA